A single genomic interval of Bacteroidales bacterium harbors:
- a CDS encoding zinc ribbon domain-containing protein, which translates to MVCPNCKVELKADASFCHECGYPLQKASEQESQEKNQQLTSNVDQPSNRVQDNSVKIDVSHFTVQNWIFFGVAVLGALGCLLPWARVNVFFYVASINGMKAWQGVVSFILFLGIIAYMFLEKALKIDEKSRHMLKMVVNVAVPGLITLLLLLVLIDILSTNMVSPSIGIFLSIASSVFLILMGLNIVKFNK; encoded by the coding sequence ATGGTTTGTCCTAATTGTAAAGTAGAATTGAAAGCGGATGCTAGTTTTTGCCATGAGTGTGGATATCCATTGCAAAAAGCTTCCGAGCAAGAATCCCAAGAAAAAAATCAACAGTTAACCAGTAACGTAGATCAACCTTCGAACCGCGTTCAAGACAATTCAGTAAAAATAGATGTTTCACATTTTACTGTTCAAAATTGGATATTTTTTGGTGTAGCTGTTCTTGGAGCTTTAGGTTGTCTTTTGCCATGGGCACGTGTAAATGTTTTCTTTTATGTTGCTAGCATAAATGGTATGAAAGCTTGGCAAGGCGTTGTTTCTTTTATTTTGTTTTTGGGCATAATTGCCTACATGTTTTTGGAAAAAGCATTAAAGATAGATGAAAAAAGCCGCCATATGCTGAAAATGGTTGTTAATGTTGCTGTACCAGGTTTGATAACACTTCTTCTTTTATTGGTTTTGATTGACATTCTTTCGACAAACATGGTAAGCCCTTCTATTGGAATTTTTCTTTCGATTGCAAGTAGCGTTTTTCTGATTTTAATGGGTTTAAACATAGTGAAATTTAATAAATAA
- a CDS encoding zinc ribbon domain-containing protein translates to MKFCPYCGHTLDGTEKICPFCGKNLQKEPLHQQPPPIESPMTTQNTIQSNTNKEKKRTGAGWIIFILILILLLLGIGVGAYLVYEGYIPQEQVSFLPPVVLEWLTPQKKNVSNTTNLQIPQKLYYVTYAFNIVDGMKILIISSVMEPSFPEKSNKFGAEKAFIEMLKIRYAKTYFHFLKTIRTKVYKDKVKALDDREKIKREFERDGYKVEVMEVIY, encoded by the coding sequence ATGAAATTTTGTCCTTATTGTGGCCATACACTTGATGGAACAGAAAAAATTTGTCCATTTTGTGGTAAAAATTTACAAAAAGAACCCTTACACCAACAACCACCTCCCATTGAATCTCCTATGACCACTCAAAATACAATTCAAAGCAACACTAATAAAGAAAAAAAACGGACTGGTGCGGGTTGGATAATATTTATACTTATTCTCATTTTGCTTTTATTAGGAATTGGAGTGGGAGCATACTTGGTATATGAAGGTTATATTCCTCAGGAACAAGTCTCCTTTTTGCCCCCAGTGGTGTTAGAATGGTTAACCCCACAGAAAAAAAACGTGTCAAATACCACTAATCTTCAAATTCCACAGAAACTTTATTATGTCACTTATGCTTTCAATATTGTTGATGGAATGAAAATTTTGATTATTTCGTCTGTAATGGAACCGTCATTTCCTGAAAAATCCAATAAATTTGGAGCCGAAAAGGCATTTATTGAAATGTTGAAAATTAGATATGCTAAAACATATTTTCACTTTTTGAAAACCATTCGAACAAAAGTTTACAAGGACAAGGTTAAAGCTTTGGATGATAGGGAAAAGATAAAACGTGAGTTTGAACGAGATGGTTACAAGGTTGAAGTGATGGAAGTTATTTATTAA